A stretch of the Perca fluviatilis chromosome 17, GENO_Pfluv_1.0, whole genome shotgun sequence genome encodes the following:
- the rgs3a gene encoding regulator of G-protein signaling 3a isoform X9 — MAKDMKNRLAFLRRRNESPGSNPASKLDKSMKSVKPTPEEALKWGDSLDKLLTHKYGLAAFRAFLRTEFSEENLEFWLACEEYKKIKSQSKMASKAKKIFAEYIAIQSCKEVNLDSYTRDHTKDNLQNVTRSCFELAQRRIYGLMEKDSYPRFLRSELYVDLINQKKASSTPTSSSS, encoded by the exons at GGCCAAAGACATGAAGAATCGGCTGGCTTTCCTTCGGAGGAGGAATGAATCCCCAGGAAGCAATCCAGCCAGCAAGTTAGACAAATCTATGAAGTCAGTCAA GCCCACCCCAGAGGAAGCACTGAAATGGGGGGACTCACTTGACAAGCTGCTCACACACAAAT ATGGTCTGGCAGCGTTCAGAGCTTTCCTGCGCACAGAGTTCAGTGAGGAGAATCTGGAATTCTGGCTAGCATGTGAGGAATACAAGAAGATCAAGTCGCAGTCCAAGATGGCCTCAAAAGCCAAGAAAATCTTTGCAGAATACATCGCTATCCAGTCTTGTAAAGAA GTAAATCTGGATTCGTACACCAGAGATCACACTAAGGACAACCTGCAGAATGTGACACGCTCCTGCTTTGAACTAGCGCAGAGGCGGATATACGGGCTGATGGAGAAGGACTCATACCCCCGCTTCCTGCGCTCAGAACTCTACGTGGACTTAATCAACCAAAAAAAGGCCAGCTCCACTCCGACGTCATCTTCGTCATAA
- the rgs3a gene encoding regulator of G-protein signaling 3a isoform X8: MVDFSVNYLERAKDMKNRLAFLRRRNESPGSNPASKLDKSMKSVKPTPEEALKWGDSLDKLLTHKYGLAAFRAFLRTEFSEENLEFWLACEEYKKIKSQSKMASKAKKIFAEYIAIQSCKEVNLDSYTRDHTKDNLQNVTRSCFELAQRRIYGLMEKDSYPRFLRSELYVDLINQKKASSTPTSSSS; encoded by the exons GGCCAAAGACATGAAGAATCGGCTGGCTTTCCTTCGGAGGAGGAATGAATCCCCAGGAAGCAATCCAGCCAGCAAGTTAGACAAATCTATGAAGTCAGTCAA GCCCACCCCAGAGGAAGCACTGAAATGGGGGGACTCACTTGACAAGCTGCTCACACACAAAT ATGGTCTGGCAGCGTTCAGAGCTTTCCTGCGCACAGAGTTCAGTGAGGAGAATCTGGAATTCTGGCTAGCATGTGAGGAATACAAGAAGATCAAGTCGCAGTCCAAGATGGCCTCAAAAGCCAAGAAAATCTTTGCAGAATACATCGCTATCCAGTCTTGTAAAGAA GTAAATCTGGATTCGTACACCAGAGATCACACTAAGGACAACCTGCAGAATGTGACACGCTCCTGCTTTGAACTAGCGCAGAGGCGGATATACGGGCTGATGGAGAAGGACTCATACCCCCGCTTCCTGCGCTCAGAACTCTACGTGGACTTAATCAACCAAAAAAAGGCCAGCTCCACTCCGACGTCATCTTCGTCATAA